The following proteins are co-located in the Fructilactobacillus carniphilus genome:
- a CDS encoding FtsB family cell division protein, with protein sequence MNNEKSNVAQLHEAIGSRRPHQPGRNPQIVKRRVRRAVMLIAVFAVGLVFLGVQLFTTNAQIRSMNHNIDREQATLQKRQQERRKLQKRDQRLQNQDYVKALAHSKYDYGKKGETNYHFVKK encoded by the coding sequence GTGAACAACGAAAAAAGTAACGTGGCTCAGTTGCATGAAGCAATTGGTTCACGTCGTCCTCATCAACCAGGTCGCAATCCCCAGATTGTTAAACGTCGGGTACGGCGGGCCGTCATGTTAATTGCAGTTTTTGCAGTGGGACTGGTTTTTTTAGGAGTCCAACTATTTACAACGAATGCTCAAATTCGCTCAATGAATCATAACATCGATCGGGAGCAAGCAACTTTACAAAAGCGGCAACAAGAACGGCGCAAGTTGCAAAAACGGGACCAACGATTGCAGAATCAAGACTACGTGAAGGCTCTGGCTCATTCGAAGTACGACTATGGGAAAAAAGGGGAAACCAATTATCACTTTGTAAAGAAATAA
- a CDS encoding RNA-binding S4 domain-containing protein, whose product MRIDKFLKLSRIIKRRSVAKQIADQGRVLINGKPAKSASKVGVGDEVTIEFGNKTLTVRVLQLLQTTKKTDATAMYEVVNEEYQRDYQKEADELL is encoded by the coding sequence ATGAGAATTGATAAATTTTTAAAATTATCCCGGATCATCAAACGACGGTCCGTAGCCAAGCAAATCGCTGACCAAGGACGAGTGTTGATTAACGGTAAACCCGCAAAGTCGGCTAGTAAAGTGGGCGTCGGTGATGAAGTTACGATTGAATTTGGAAACAAAACGCTCACCGTCCGGGTCTTGCAACTTTTGCAGACCACGAAAAAGACAGATGCAACTGCAATGTATGAGGTGGTTAACGAAGAATATCAACGGGATTATCAAAAAGAAGCTGATGAATTATTGTAA
- a CDS encoding S1 domain-containing RNA-binding protein → MALEVGEILTGKVTGITGFGAFVDLGNRQTGLVHISQVADGYVKDIHDVLAVGDEVKVKVTKVGSDGKIGLSIRAAQEPEHQAEEQHGSKRPVVAKSQRHASAHAKAPHHAETKDERFDDMLSGFLKKSETRLSEIKKNTEGKRGGRGGRRK, encoded by the coding sequence TTGGCGCTTGAAGTTGGAGAAATCCTTACGGGGAAAGTTACCGGAATTACCGGATTTGGAGCATTTGTTGATTTAGGCAACCGGCAAACTGGTTTGGTGCACATTAGCCAAGTAGCAGATGGGTACGTGAAAGATATTCATGATGTCTTAGCGGTCGGTGACGAAGTAAAGGTGAAAGTGACCAAAGTGGGTAGTGATGGGAAGATTGGATTATCCATCCGAGCCGCTCAGGAGCCAGAACACCAGGCGGAGGAGCAGCATGGTTCAAAACGACCAGTGGTTGCCAAGTCTCAGCGCCACGCTTCTGCGCATGCCAAGGCTCCTCACCATGCGGAAACGAAAGACGAAAGATTTGATGACATGTTGTCAGGATTTTTAAAGAAGAGTGAAACCCGCTTGTCAGAAATTAAAAAGAATACCGAAGGAAAACGGGGCGGTCGTGGTGGCCGTCGCAAGTAA